A single region of the Candidatus Dormiibacterota bacterium genome encodes:
- a CDS encoding glycine betaine ABC transporter substrate-binding protein → MTRPLRGLVVLSPALAVALWGASCRGAPPEVRVGSKKFTESVVLGEVITQVMRSTGTRAEHRAQLGGTQVLWHALLAGEIDLYPEYTGTIREDIVRDAPPDGSDESLRSALAARGVGMTGSLGFEDSYALGMSEKDASRLGVTRISDLRGLPRLRLAFSEEFLNRRDGWPTLKKRYGLPQTEVRSLDHDLAYRALAAGDVDAIDLYTTDAEIPYYHLRVLDDDLGHFPRYRAVILYRLDLPSRAASALASLTVLEGRIAASDMQRLNARVKLERTPERVVAVDFLASALGMEGEAGGEGRARRVGRYVVEHIALVAASLSAAILVALPLGVAAARRRRLGAAILAVAGVIQTIPSLALLVLMIPLLGIGTPPAVAALFFYSVLPIVRNTVTGLAAIPAALLESADVLGLSAAARLLKVELPLASPAIMAGIQTSAVINVGTATLGALIGAGGLGQPILTGIRLDDLELILEGAVPAALLALLVQALFAGLGRLVIPKGLRLRPDS, encoded by the coding sequence ATGACTCGCCCGTTACGCGGTCTTGTCGTCCTGTCTCCGGCTCTCGCCGTCGCGCTGTGGGGCGCATCCTGCCGCGGCGCCCCGCCCGAAGTGCGCGTCGGCTCAAAGAAGTTCACCGAATCGGTCGTGCTCGGTGAGGTCATCACACAGGTGATGCGCAGCACCGGCACGCGCGCCGAGCACCGGGCGCAGCTCGGGGGCACCCAGGTGCTCTGGCACGCGCTGCTCGCGGGAGAGATCGACCTGTATCCCGAGTACACCGGGACGATCCGCGAAGACATCGTGCGGGACGCGCCGCCCGATGGAAGCGATGAGTCCCTGAGGAGCGCCCTCGCCGCGCGCGGGGTCGGGATGACCGGCTCTCTCGGGTTCGAGGACAGTTACGCGCTCGGGATGAGCGAGAAAGACGCCTCCCGGCTGGGGGTGACGCGCATCTCCGATCTGCGCGGACTCCCGCGGCTCCGGCTTGCCTTCAGCGAGGAGTTTCTGAACCGGCGCGACGGCTGGCCGACCCTCAAGAAGCGTTACGGGTTGCCGCAGACCGAGGTGCGATCGCTCGATCATGACCTGGCCTACCGCGCCCTGGCGGCAGGCGACGTCGACGCCATCGATCTCTACACGACGGACGCCGAGATCCCTTATTACCATCTCAGGGTTCTGGACGACGATCTGGGACATTTTCCGAGGTACCGCGCCGTCATCCTTTATCGACTCGATCTCCCCTCGCGCGCGGCGTCGGCCCTGGCGTCGCTGACGGTCCTCGAAGGGCGCATCGCCGCCAGCGACATGCAGCGCCTCAACGCGCGCGTCAAGCTGGAGCGCACCCCCGAGCGGGTCGTGGCGGTCGATTTTCTCGCCTCGGCTCTCGGAATGGAAGGGGAGGCGGGGGGCGAGGGGAGGGCGCGGCGGGTCGGCCGGTACGTCGTCGAGCACATCGCGCTCGTGGCGGCCTCCCTGAGCGCCGCGATCCTGGTCGCACTGCCCCTGGGTGTCGCCGCCGCCCGCCGAAGGAGGCTGGGGGCGGCCATCCTGGCGGTGGCCGGCGTCATCCAGACCATCCCGTCGCTGGCGCTCCTGGTCCTCATGATTCCGCTGCTCGGCATCGGAACGCCCCCGGCCGTGGCCGCGCTTTTCTTCTACAGCGTTCTCCCCATCGTCAGGAACACGGTCACCGGTCTGGCCGCCATTCCGGCCGCCCTGCTCGAGTCGGCGGACGTTCTGGGCCTTTCTGCCGCGGCGAGACTCTTGAAGGTGGAGCTTCCGCTCGCTTCGCCGGCGATCATGGCCGGCATCCAGACCTCCGCCGTCATCAACGTCGGGACCGCGACCCTCGGTGCGTTGATCGGGGCGGGAGGCCTGGGCCAGCCGATCCTCACCGGCATCCGGCTCGACGACCTGGAGCTGATTCTCGAGGGGGCCGTGCCTGCCGCTCTTCTCGCCCTTCTGGTCCAGGCCCTGTTTGCGGGCCTCGGCAGGCTGGTCATTCCGAAGGGGCTGCGGCTACGGCCCGACTCGTGA
- a CDS encoding OmpA family protein: MRIDPLAQVPIVALLAAGALAMAGCVSNSRYVQVVQERDLLAASNEALKGQVDNAKRDSEALAQEKAMLAQERNDLATKKTALEEKLSQLQTQEDALGSKLHEREQESHRLQATYDGLVANLKKEVQSGQVQVQQLRDGLRVNVAQDILFDSGSAEVDKSGTDVLLRVSAQLKKSPHQILVIGHTDNKPIGPALVKQYPTNWELAGARAASVVRLFADSGLTTRRLLAVSMADVKPVASNATPEGRARNRRIEIRLRPVTVED, encoded by the coding sequence ATGCGAATAGACCCGCTCGCGCAAGTCCCGATCGTGGCACTGCTCGCGGCCGGCGCGCTCGCCATGGCGGGATGCGTCTCCAACAGCCGGTACGTGCAGGTCGTGCAGGAGCGCGATCTGCTGGCGGCGAGCAACGAGGCGCTCAAGGGTCAGGTCGACAATGCCAAGCGCGACAGCGAAGCCCTGGCGCAGGAGAAGGCGATGCTGGCCCAGGAGAGGAACGACCTCGCGACCAAGAAGACGGCCCTCGAGGAGAAATTGTCCCAGCTGCAGACGCAGGAGGATGCGCTCGGTTCGAAGCTGCACGAGCGCGAGCAGGAATCCCACCGGCTGCAGGCGACCTACGACGGTCTGGTCGCCAACCTCAAGAAGGAGGTGCAATCCGGCCAGGTCCAGGTCCAGCAGTTGCGCGATGGCCTGCGCGTGAACGTCGCCCAGGACATCCTGTTCGACTCGGGCTCGGCCGAGGTCGACAAGAGCGGCACGGATGTCCTGCTCCGAGTGTCGGCTCAACTCAAGAAATCGCCGCACCAGATCCTGGTCATCGGACACACCGACAACAAGCCGATCGGCCCGGCTCTCGTCAAGCAGTACCCGACGAATTGGGAGCTGGCCGGGGCCCGCGCGGCGAGCGTCGTTCGTCTTTTCGCCGATTCCGGGCTCACGACCAGGCGCCTGCTCGCCGTGTCGATGGCCGACGTCAAACCGGTCGCATCCAACGCCACCCCGGAAGGACGGGCCCGCAACCGTCGGATCGAGATCCGCCTGCGACCGGTCACGGTCGAAGATTAG
- a CDS encoding PhnD/SsuA/transferrin family substrate-binding protein, producing MQTLTLGAVAYDPKVVTIWEGFKSWFTDRDFPFDFVLYSNYERLVEGHLAGEVHVAWNSPLAWIETERAAVLLGKKARAVAMRDTDRDLTSVIVIRADSKIQAIGGLAGKGVAVGASDSPQATLIPLLLIAESGLRPGADVSVERHDLLVGKHGDHVGGEREAARALIAGRVEAACMLDANLLAFTQEGTLRPGSTRVLAQTPSYDHCNITVLDDAPIDLIRRFVDLLLGMKYEDPVARPLLDLEGLKRWLPGRTEGYARLNRAVDVFGTLDGWLARMKGRAGTNG from the coding sequence GTGCAGACGCTGACGCTCGGCGCCGTCGCCTACGACCCCAAGGTCGTGACAATCTGGGAGGGGTTCAAGTCCTGGTTCACCGACCGTGACTTTCCTTTCGACTTCGTTCTCTATTCGAACTACGAGCGACTCGTCGAGGGGCATCTGGCGGGCGAGGTCCATGTCGCATGGAATTCTCCGCTCGCATGGATCGAGACGGAACGGGCCGCAGTCCTGCTCGGGAAGAAGGCGAGGGCGGTCGCGATGCGCGACACCGACCGCGATCTCACCTCGGTCATCGTCATCCGCGCCGACTCGAAGATCCAGGCGATCGGCGGCCTGGCCGGAAAGGGGGTCGCGGTCGGCGCTTCGGACTCGCCGCAGGCCACGCTCATTCCTCTCCTGCTGATCGCGGAGAGCGGGCTTCGTCCGGGAGCGGATGTCAGTGTCGAGAGGCACGACCTTCTCGTGGGCAAGCACGGCGATCACGTCGGGGGGGAGAGGGAAGCGGCGCGCGCCCTGATCGCCGGAAGAGTGGAGGCGGCCTGCATGCTGGACGCCAACCTCCTCGCGTTCACCCAGGAGGGAACCCTGCGGCCGGGGTCGACACGCGTCCTGGCGCAGACCCCTTCGTACGATCACTGCAACATCACCGTCCTGGACGACGCGCCGATCGATCTCATCCGGCGGTTCGTGGATCTCCTTCTCGGAATGAAGTACGAGGACCCGGTCGCGCGGCCGCTTCTGGACCTGGAGGGGCTGAAGCGGTGGCTCCCCGGCCGCACCGAGGGATACGCCCGGCTCAATCGGGCGGTCGATGTCTTTGGGACGCTGGACGGATGGCTCGCCCGGATGAAGGGAAGGGCCGGGACGAACGGATGA
- a CDS encoding PaaI family thioesterase, with amino-acid sequence MLDRSEAIARGDAPPPPIARLIGFDLVSVKPGEARVDFQATEAHANPMGTLHGGVLCDIADAAMGIAYSASLDEGESFTTLELKINFLKPIWKARLLAVGRVIKQGRTVGLVECVITDEKGSLVARATSTCMTLRGEQAQGR; translated from the coding sequence ATGCTTGACCGCAGTGAAGCCATTGCACGCGGAGACGCTCCTCCCCCGCCGATCGCCCGACTCATCGGTTTCGACCTCGTCTCGGTCAAACCCGGCGAAGCGCGTGTCGATTTTCAAGCGACGGAGGCCCATGCCAATCCCATGGGTACGCTGCACGGCGGCGTCCTCTGCGACATCGCCGATGCCGCCATGGGAATCGCCTATTCAGCAAGTCTCGACGAGGGTGAATCCTTCACGACGCTCGAGCTCAAGATCAACTTCTTGAAGCCGATCTGGAAGGCGCGGTTGCTCGCTGTCGGCCGGGTGATCAAGCAAGGTCGCACCGTGGGACTGGTCGAGTGCGTCATCACCGACGAGAAGGGAAGCCTGGTCGCGCGCGCGACGAGCACCTGCATGACTCTCCGGGGCGAGCAGGCCCAGGGGAGATGA
- a CDS encoding pirin family protein, with protein MSNLLPTTEVELCVSEPAARPTLQVLPGRLTDLGGLPIRRLLPRSQRRTVGPWCFLDSYGPVSFSSGKPMDVPPHPHIGLQTVSWLLEGDLLHHDSLGLEGLAIPGVLNLMTAGRGIAHAEETSTENGGHLRGIQLWVALPNEARETAPAFEQHRSLPVVESEGGGATVIMGRLDGVRSPARTFSPLVAAEVSVLADNRLALPMNHEYEHALVPLAGTCRLDGQPLSIDTLYYLGCGRRELVLSCEGDPARALLLGGAPFGETILMWWNFVARTTEEMVAAREDWEAGRRFGEVRAYKGRRLQAPPFVPRPVRRPGS; from the coding sequence ATGAGCAATCTCCTGCCGACGACCGAAGTCGAATTGTGCGTCAGCGAACCGGCCGCCAGGCCGACGCTTCAGGTGCTACCCGGACGCCTGACCGATCTCGGCGGTCTCCCGATCCGACGTCTCCTTCCCCGGAGTCAGCGACGGACGGTCGGCCCCTGGTGCTTCCTGGATTCCTACGGCCCCGTTTCCTTCTCATCCGGAAAGCCGATGGATGTTCCGCCTCATCCCCATATCGGCCTCCAGACCGTCTCCTGGCTGCTCGAAGGTGATCTGCTTCACCACGACAGCCTCGGCCTCGAGGGATTGGCCATCCCCGGGGTGCTTAACTTGATGACGGCGGGGCGGGGGATCGCGCACGCGGAGGAGACGTCGACCGAGAACGGCGGGCACCTCAGAGGCATTCAGCTCTGGGTGGCCCTTCCCAATGAGGCGCGAGAGACCGCGCCGGCCTTCGAGCAGCATCGCTCACTTCCTGTCGTCGAGTCGGAGGGTGGCGGCGCGACGGTCATCATGGGCCGGTTGGACGGCGTGCGCTCGCCCGCGCGCACCTTCTCGCCCCTGGTGGCCGCGGAGGTTTCGGTGCTGGCCGACAACCGGCTCGCCCTCCCTATGAACCACGAGTACGAGCACGCCCTCGTGCCCCTCGCGGGGACGTGCCGTCTCGATGGCCAGCCGCTCTCGATCGACACTCTCTACTACCTGGGCTGCGGGCGACGGGAGCTGGTACTCTCCTGCGAAGGCGATCCGGCGCGGGCGCTGCTCCTGGGAGGTGCGCCGTTCGGCGAAACAATCCTGATGTGGTGGAACTTCGTGGCGCGGACAACCGAAGAGATGGTCGCCGCGCGCGAGGACTGGGAGGCCGGACGCCGCTTTGGAGAGGTCAGAGCATACAAGGGGCGGCGTCTCCAGGCGCCACCCTTCGTCCCCCGCCCCGTCCGGCGGCCTGGAAGCTGA
- a CDS encoding patatin-like phospholipase family protein gives MRIREIDRFLSRARAAGALGAVLLAGWAGCSDRPSLAQEETGGKPPTTLESAAPAAPAPALAMPPRPVRARFGLALSGGGARGLAHIGVLKALEELRVPVDVITGTSMGAVVGGLYACGMSPDEIARVVERVDWASLFDDRPPRPDLPYRRKQDESSAFIDFELGLKSGRILLPRGLIAGQKIGFLFKSLTTRAAFIDDFDHLPIPFRAVATDLADGSMVVLSRGDLADALRASMSLPGTLAPAEIDGRHLVDGGLVRNLPVDVARDAGADIVIAVDVTTPFDPVESLKTLADVTRQVADMVTQDNVAGQILSADVLIRPDLAAISASNFAAGAEALRRGEEATRAQAAALSHYSLPPDAFEAHLREVRGTPAALPARIDSVRIDGTSRVERRILERRIRTRPGAPLDLDMVQADLSRLYGLGDFEKVDYRLSRTDGGADLLFHADEKPWGPNYLRLGLTFVNDLEGDSDYGVRARYTRTRVDALGAEWRSDVKIGRDRRLTSEFHQPLDFSGVFFVAPSITGFDQFNNLYDGDRRVAEYEPRGASVALDAGAELDRYGEVRFGVVRGKVKGSAVIGTSTFPKFDISTGGFTGRVVIDRLDSPYFPSRGRYGLVDLFLSRRSLGADLSYDKMSGSFAQVFHRGRHRVYVSLDGGTNLGTEVPFYDDFSVGGFGSLSGFKDGQLRGPLFGVARLGYYVRSGRLSGRFGRGVYLGGWVEAGNVWASRSEARFDNLIYTGTLGAGVDTFLGPVYLVYGRSDDGHGSLYLSLGRTSFTGTNASVFRSY, from the coding sequence ATGCGCATTCGAGAAATCGACCGATTCCTGAGCAGGGCCAGAGCGGCGGGCGCGCTGGGGGCGGTGCTGCTCGCTGGCTGGGCTGGTTGTTCGGACCGCCCCTCCCTTGCGCAGGAAGAGACGGGCGGCAAGCCGCCTACGACGCTCGAATCGGCCGCCCCCGCCGCCCCGGCCCCCGCACTCGCGATGCCACCCCGCCCGGTGAGGGCCCGGTTCGGCCTGGCGCTGAGCGGCGGCGGCGCACGTGGCCTGGCTCACATCGGCGTACTCAAGGCTCTGGAGGAGCTGCGGGTCCCGGTCGACGTCATCACCGGTACCAGCATGGGGGCGGTCGTCGGGGGCCTCTATGCCTGCGGGATGTCTCCCGACGAGATCGCCCGGGTGGTGGAGCGGGTCGACTGGGCCTCCCTCTTCGACGACCGTCCGCCACGGCCCGACCTGCCCTACCGACGGAAACAGGACGAGAGCAGCGCCTTCATCGACTTCGAGCTCGGCCTCAAGAGCGGCAGGATCCTCCTGCCCCGGGGCCTCATCGCCGGGCAGAAGATCGGGTTCCTGTTCAAGTCTCTGACCACCCGCGCGGCCTTCATCGACGACTTCGACCACCTGCCGATCCCGTTCCGGGCGGTCGCGACGGATCTCGCCGACGGCTCGATGGTCGTGCTCTCCCGGGGCGACCTCGCCGACGCCCTGCGCGCCAGCATGAGTCTCCCCGGCACCCTCGCGCCCGCCGAGATCGACGGCCGCCATCTCGTCGACGGCGGCCTCGTCCGCAACCTCCCGGTGGACGTGGCGCGCGACGCGGGCGCCGACATCGTCATCGCGGTCGACGTGACCACTCCGTTCGATCCGGTGGAGTCGCTGAAGACTCTGGCGGACGTGACGCGGCAGGTCGCCGACATGGTGACCCAGGACAATGTGGCGGGGCAGATCCTGAGCGCCGACGTCTTGATCCGGCCCGACCTGGCGGCGATCTCGGCGTCCAATTTTGCGGCCGGCGCGGAGGCGCTCCGGCGCGGGGAGGAAGCGACCCGCGCCCAGGCGGCCGCATTGAGCCACTACTCCCTGCCGCCCGACGCGTTCGAAGCCCACCTCAGGGAGGTGCGGGGGACGCCCGCGGCCCTCCCGGCGCGGATCGACTCGGTCCGGATCGACGGGACGAGCCGCGTGGAGCGGCGGATCCTCGAGAGAAGGATCCGGACGCGCCCCGGCGCGCCCCTCGACCTCGACATGGTGCAAGCCGATCTGTCCCGTCTCTATGGCCTCGGCGACTTCGAGAAGGTCGATTACCGGCTGTCCAGGACGGACGGCGGCGCCGATCTCCTGTTCCACGCCGACGAGAAGCCCTGGGGCCCGAACTATCTTCGATTGGGACTGACGTTCGTGAACGATCTCGAGGGGGACAGCGACTACGGCGTCCGGGCGCGCTACACCCGGACGAGAGTGGACGCGCTCGGGGCCGAGTGGCGCAGCGACGTCAAGATCGGTCGCGATCGCCGACTGACCTCGGAGTTCCACCAGCCGCTCGATTTCTCGGGAGTCTTCTTCGTCGCACCGAGCATCACCGGGTTCGATCAGTTCAACAACCTCTACGACGGCGACCGGCGGGTCGCCGAGTACGAGCCGCGGGGAGCGTCCGTGGCGCTGGACGCGGGTGCCGAGCTCGACCGGTACGGGGAGGTGCGCTTCGGCGTCGTGCGCGGGAAAGTGAAGGGGTCCGCTGTGATCGGGACGAGCACCTTCCCGAAGTTCGACATCTCGACCGGCGGCTTCACCGGGCGGGTCGTGATCGACCGATTGGACAGCCCGTACTTCCCGTCGCGGGGCAGGTACGGTCTCGTCGACCTGTTCCTGTCGCGCCGATCCCTCGGCGCCGATCTTTCCTATGACAAGATGTCGGGGTCGTTCGCGCAGGTGTTCCACCGGGGGCGGCATCGGGTCTACGTGTCGCTCGACGGCGGGACGAACCTCGGCACCGAAGTTCCCTTCTACGACGACTTCTCGGTAGGCGGGTTCGGCTCCCTCTCGGGATTCAAGGATGGCCAGCTGCGCGGCCCTCTCTTCGGCGTGGCGCGCCTCGGCTACTACGTCAGGTCGGGACGGCTGTCGGGACGGTTCGGCCGCGGCGTGTACCTGGGCGGCTGGGTCGAAGCGGGGAACGTCTGGGCCAGCCGATCCGAGGCTCGTTTCGACAACCTCATCTACACCGGGACGCTGGGGGCCGGCGTCGACACATTCCTGGGCCCGGTCTATCTGGTGTACGGCCGCTCCGACGACGGCCATGGCTCGTTGTACCTGAGCCTCGGCCGCACCTCCTTCACCGGCACGAACGCATCTGTCTTCAGGAGTTACTAG
- a CDS encoding ATP-binding cassette domain-containing protein, whose amino-acid sequence MIELRGVAKRYGDNEALKRTTLSLGAGVNVLLGPTGSGKSTLLRLLTGLSRPSEGEVLLWGQPLAPKTMGTLRRRMGYVIQEGGLFPHMTAAANVTLAARYFGWDAGRIQRRLEELIELTHFPRDGMNRFPAQLSGGQRQRVSLMRALMLGPELLFLDEPLGALDPMIRAELRTDLREIFKVLGQTVVLVTHDLVEAEFFADRVVLLRDGDVVQQGPLRDLVEHPAEPFVTRFIHAQSRPGAVR is encoded by the coding sequence ATCATCGAGCTGCGTGGTGTCGCGAAGCGCTACGGCGACAACGAGGCCTTGAAGAGGACGACACTGTCGCTGGGCGCCGGCGTCAATGTCCTGCTCGGCCCCACCGGCTCCGGGAAGTCGACGCTTCTGCGTCTTTTGACCGGACTGTCGCGGCCGAGCGAGGGGGAAGTGCTCCTGTGGGGGCAGCCCCTCGCTCCAAAAACGATGGGAACGCTGCGGCGGCGCATGGGGTACGTGATCCAGGAAGGCGGACTCTTCCCGCACATGACCGCGGCGGCGAACGTCACGCTCGCGGCGCGCTACTTCGGCTGGGACGCCGGACGCATCCAGCGCCGGCTCGAGGAGTTGATCGAACTCACCCACTTTCCGCGCGACGGGATGAATCGCTTTCCCGCACAGCTCTCGGGTGGGCAGCGCCAGCGGGTCAGCCTGATGCGGGCCCTGATGCTCGGACCCGAGCTGCTCTTCCTCGACGAGCCGCTCGGAGCGCTCGACCCGATGATTCGAGCGGAGCTGCGGACGGACCTCCGGGAAATCTTCAAGGTGCTTGGACAGACGGTGGTGCTCGTCACGCACGATCTCGTCGAGGCCGAGTTCTTCGCCGACCGCGTCGTCCTCCTGCGGGATGGAGACGTCGTCCAGCAGGGTCCCCTGCGGGACCTCGTCGAGCACCCGGCCGAGCCGTTCGTCACCCGGTTCATCCATGCACAGAGCCGGCCCGGTGCGGTCCGATGA
- a CDS encoding ferritin-like domain-containing protein yields the protein MNGTPRRIDLGDLGLERGGHLLVKRALRDIPAGARLEVAGTNPELAIHLRGWCRSQGHTLAMNPPSPGTGVDGPVAFITRGPAEVGRWGGAETAGAPDPAAHGGVVERPSSRWGLAARGARVEPGSPAFDFTLDRKDAVWADEAAALYAQAAAAQWDPATAIDWSAPITHPAEIEDAVVQVMTYLIENEIAALIIPASFLARIHPHFREVLQVLAIQAADEARHVEVFTRRALLVRKEMGLSTAGGQASLKTLLDEPDFALASFLLSVLGEGSFLSLLRFLDANAPDPVTRQVARLAAQDESRHVAFGLAHLQRHVTHEPGLRSRLAAAVERRHDALRHTAGLNEEVFDALILLAAGSWEPADIAVGFDRVVGLQNDMDTGRRRRLERLGFAPKEAETLSALHTRNFM from the coding sequence GTGAACGGCACCCCGCGGCGGATTGATCTGGGCGACCTTGGGCTCGAGCGCGGCGGGCATCTCCTCGTCAAGCGGGCCCTGCGCGACATTCCGGCCGGAGCCCGGCTCGAGGTGGCGGGAACAAACCCGGAGCTGGCGATTCATCTCCGCGGCTGGTGTCGATCGCAGGGGCATACCCTCGCGATGAACCCTCCGTCCCCCGGCACCGGCGTGGACGGACCGGTCGCGTTCATCACGCGTGGACCGGCCGAGGTGGGTCGCTGGGGCGGCGCGGAGACGGCCGGTGCGCCCGATCCCGCGGCACACGGGGGCGTGGTCGAGCGCCCATCGTCACGCTGGGGCCTCGCGGCCCGCGGCGCGCGCGTCGAGCCGGGAAGCCCCGCCTTCGACTTCACGCTCGACCGGAAGGACGCCGTCTGGGCAGACGAGGCCGCCGCCCTCTACGCCCAGGCCGCCGCAGCGCAGTGGGACCCGGCGACCGCGATCGACTGGAGCGCGCCGATCACGCATCCGGCGGAGATCGAGGATGCGGTGGTCCAGGTGATGACGTATCTGATCGAGAATGAGATCGCGGCCCTGATCATCCCGGCCTCCTTCCTGGCCCGGATCCATCCCCACTTCCGCGAGGTCCTGCAGGTGCTCGCGATCCAGGCAGCGGACGAAGCGCGGCACGTCGAGGTCTTCACCCGGCGGGCCCTCCTCGTCCGCAAGGAGATGGGCCTTTCGACCGCCGGCGGGCAGGCCTCGCTCAAGACGCTGCTCGATGAGCCGGATTTCGCTCTCGCGTCGTTCCTTCTGTCCGTCCTGGGGGAAGGCTCGTTCCTGTCGCTTCTGCGGTTCCTCGACGCGAACGCCCCGGACCCGGTGACGCGGCAGGTGGCGCGTCTCGCGGCGCAGGACGAGTCGAGACACGTCGCCTTCGGTCTGGCCCACCTGCAGCGACATGTCACCCATGAGCCCGGCCTGCGCTCGCGCCTCGCGGCGGCGGTGGAGAGACGGCACGATGCCCTCCGGCACACGGCCGGGCTCAACGAAGAAGTCTTCGACGCGCTCATCCTGCTGGCGGCGGGATCGTGGGAGCCCGCCGACATAGCCGTCGGCTTCGACCGCGTCGTCGGGCTGCAGAATGACATGGACACCGGCCGTCGCCGGCGCCTCGAGAGACTCGGCTTCGCGCCGAAGGAGGCCGAGACGCTCTCCGCGCTTCACACCCGGAACTTCATGTAG
- a CDS encoding GNAT family acetyltransferase, which yields MAAGCLGSYKNTRREAMTVGTAAERIRSSVTTIGLAHTLHDLTLRAANRALVVKILKGMTAERVNAAFLTCPKPYRPMFLDARTLREFGRDPANGLPESFLDEALAKGDECYGILDGETLAAYGWYARTPTRIDPPDLVLHPGREYVYMYKGYTHTGHRGRRLHAIGMTLALQEYLARGFKGLVSYVESNNFSSLNSVTRMGYEIFGTVHALEMFGIHFLHASAGWAAHGVRVERG from the coding sequence ATGGCCGCAGGCTGCCTTGGGAGTTATAAGAACACGCGTAGGGAGGCCATGACGGTGGGGACCGCCGCCGAACGCATCCGCAGCAGCGTCACGACAATCGGGCTCGCCCATACCCTGCACGATCTGACCCTGAGGGCGGCCAACCGCGCCCTCGTCGTCAAGATCCTCAAGGGCATGACGGCCGAGCGCGTCAACGCCGCCTTCCTGACCTGTCCAAAGCCCTACCGCCCGATGTTCCTCGACGCGAGGACGCTTCGAGAATTTGGCCGGGATCCGGCCAACGGCTTGCCCGAGAGTTTTCTCGATGAGGCTCTCGCCAAGGGGGACGAATGCTACGGCATTCTCGACGGAGAAACCCTGGCCGCCTATGGCTGGTACGCCCGCACGCCGACGCGAATCGATCCGCCGGACCTCGTGCTCCACCCCGGCCGCGAATACGTCTATATGTACAAGGGATACACCCACACCGGCCACCGCGGGCGGCGCCTCCACGCGATCGGCATGACCCTGGCCCTGCAAGAGTACCTGGCGAGAGGTTTCAAAGGGCTCGTCTCGTATGTCGAGTCCAACAATTTCAGCTCGCTCAATTCGGTCACGCGAATGGGGTACGAGATATTCGGCACGGTCCATGCGCTGGAGATGTTTGGAATCCATTTCCTGCACGCCAGCGCCGGCTGGGCGGCGCACGGCGTCCGGGTCGAAAGGGGCTGA
- a CDS encoding DUF3237 domain-containing protein codes for MTLQVAVVGPHKIGAVPHGTRVTAPIASGHFEGPRLRGKVLPGGGDWTLLRGDGVLELDLRLTLETDDGALIHMTSFGLRHGPPEVIAALARGERVDPSTYYFRTTPRFETGHPKYVFLNRLLAVSSGDRRAEGPIYTIDEIL; via the coding sequence ATGACCTTGCAGGTCGCGGTCGTGGGCCCACACAAGATCGGTGCAGTGCCTCACGGTACGCGCGTCACAGCACCGATAGCGAGCGGCCACTTCGAGGGCCCGCGCCTGCGCGGAAAGGTACTGCCCGGCGGCGGTGATTGGACGCTCCTCCGGGGAGACGGCGTCCTCGAGCTCGACCTGCGCCTCACGCTCGAGACCGACGACGGCGCCCTCATCCACATGACGTCGTTCGGACTTCGTCACGGTCCGCCGGAGGTGATCGCGGCGCTCGCGCGTGGCGAGAGAGTCGACCCCTCGACCTACTACTTCCGGACCACGCCGCGCTTCGAGACCGGGCATCCGAAGTACGTGTTTTTGAACCGGCTTCTCGCTGTATCGAGCGGCGATCGGCGCGCCGAGGGCCCTATCTACACGATCGACGAGATCCTCTGA
- a CDS encoding DUF3237 domain-containing protein, producing the protein MRTRPLMTLRLDTAPTQNVGAGPHGTRVTFPITGGSFEGDRLRGKVLPGGGDWTVKRPDGVVELDLRITLQTEDGALIHMTFEGIRDDGAPGAPYFRTLPRFETAEPKYSFLNRTLAVGTGKILADGPIHVIEELL; encoded by the coding sequence ATGCGAACGCGTCCCCTGATGACACTTCGTCTCGACACGGCACCCACGCAGAACGTCGGCGCCGGACCTCACGGCACGCGCGTCACCTTTCCGATCACCGGCGGCTCGTTCGAAGGGGACAGGCTTCGCGGCAAGGTACTGCCGGGGGGCGGCGATTGGACGGTCAAACGCCCCGACGGCGTCGTCGAGCTCGACCTGCGCATCACGCTTCAAACCGAAGACGGCGCCCTCATTCACATGACGTTCGAGGGGATCCGTGACGACGGAGCGCCGGGAGCTCCCTACTTTCGCACGCTGCCGCGCTTCGAGACTGCTGAGCCGAAATACTCCTTCTTGAACCGGACACTCGCCGTCGGCACCGGGAAGATCCTCGCCGACGGGCCGATTCACGTGATCGAAGAGCTCCTCTGA